A section of the Methanobrevibacter oralis genome encodes:
- the glmM gene encoding phosphoglucosamine mutase, which translates to MTDKKRLFGTFGVRRTANDVLTPEFASRLAACYGTQIQGKVAVGGDPRTTSPMLMEAVKSGLLSSGCDVVDLGILPTPGVQYAVRKYYDGGVMITASHNPPEYNGIKFLDEYGIGIPEDIELAIEKLYFDEEPKRANWSEIGRIYTNDKIIDEYVDEAISKVDSEVIKNANLKVVLDCGSGAGCYTAPYLIRKLGCELTTLNAQADGFFPGRDPEPIEENLQELISVVKELNADIGLAHDGDADRTICIDENGNFVLGDKTFTLVEREMLKENGGGTIVTTVATSQAIYDIANEYNGKVIATAVGDLLVARELKDTNGLFGGEENGGLIFPEFVYGRDAVMTVAKILEIIAKEKKTLSQLVSELPTYYSSKMKTECSDDIKEEVMSKIANEVKNTTDFEIDTTDGVKILKDDGWVIIRPSGTEPIFRSYSEGNTQEKANEMAEWGINLIEKHKK; encoded by the coding sequence ATGACTGATAAAAAAAGATTATTCGGAACTTTCGGTGTTAGAAGAACTGCTAATGATGTTTTGACACCTGAATTTGCATCAAGACTTGCAGCTTGCTATGGTACTCAAATTCAGGGAAAAGTAGCAGTTGGAGGAGATCCAAGAACTACAAGTCCAATGCTAATGGAAGCTGTTAAATCCGGACTACTCTCATCCGGTTGTGATGTAGTTGATTTAGGAATCTTACCAACACCAGGAGTTCAATATGCCGTTCGTAAATATTATGACGGTGGAGTAATGATTACTGCTTCACATAACCCTCCTGAATATAATGGAATTAAATTTTTAGATGAATATGGAATTGGAATTCCTGAAGATATAGAATTAGCTATTGAAAAATTATACTTTGATGAAGAACCAAAAAGAGCTAACTGGTCTGAAATTGGTCGAATATACACTAATGATAAAATAATTGATGAATATGTTGATGAAGCTATCTCTAAAGTAGATAGTGAAGTTATTAAAAATGCCAATTTAAAAGTAGTTCTCGATTGTGGATCTGGTGCTGGATGTTACACTGCACCATACTTAATCAGAAAATTAGGATGTGAACTAACAACCCTCAATGCACAAGCAGATGGTTTTTTCCCAGGACGTGACCCAGAGCCAATTGAAGAAAATTTACAAGAATTAATTAGTGTTGTAAAAGAGTTAAATGCAGATATTGGTCTTGCACATGATGGAGATGCTGATAGAACCATTTGTATTGATGAAAATGGAAATTTTGTCTTAGGAGATAAAACATTCACATTAGTTGAAAGAGAAATGCTTAAAGAAAATGGTGGTGGAACCATTGTAACAACAGTAGCCACATCCCAAGCAATTTATGATATTGCAAATGAATATAATGGAAAAGTAATAGCTACTGCTGTTGGTGATTTACTTGTAGCTCGTGAACTTAAAGATACTAATGGATTATTTGGTGGAGAGGAAAATGGAGGATTAATTTTCCCAGAATTTGTTTATGGAAGAGATGCAGTAATGACTGTAGCTAAAATATTAGAAATAATTGCTAAAGAGAAAAAAACATTATCACAATTAGTTTCAGAATTACCAACTTATTATTCCTCTAAAATGAAAACAGAATGTAGTGATGATATAAAAGAAGAAGTGATGTCTAAAATAGCTAATGAAGTTAAAAATACAACTGATTTTGAAATTGATACAACAGATGGAGTTAAAATTTTAAAAGATGATGGTTGGGTAATTATAAGGCCTTCTGGAACAGAACCAATATTTAGAAGTTATTCAGAGGGAAACACACAGGAAAAAGCTAATGAAATGGCCGAATGGGGAATAAATTTAATTGAAAAACATAAAAAATAA
- a CDS encoding anaerobic ribonucleoside-triphosphate reductase activating protein — protein sequence MYVGGSVISSVEFHKNMSLVIFMSKCPLTCRYCHNVELLEDNTEKSFEEIKQEIDSSSDFLDAIVISGGEPLLQTDAVIEILSYVRKIGLKTKLDTSGIYPDKIEELLSLNLLDYVSLDVKAPFAKYKKITGSNVGSKVKKSMKLINNDPNVHLEIRTTFVPTLHTLKDIHNLVDEIEGDVYTIQQFRNKNVLDPALEKVEVPNPHYLKKLAKDIKDSFDGEVRLKTAEFGEEKIK from the coding sequence ATGTACGTAGGTGGAAGTGTAATATCTTCAGTTGAATTTCATAAAAATATGTCTTTAGTCATATTTATGTCTAAATGTCCACTTACTTGCAGATACTGTCATAATGTAGAACTTTTAGAGGATAATACTGAAAAATCATTTGAAGAAATTAAACAGGAAATTGACTCTTCATCTGATTTTTTAGATGCAATTGTAATATCTGGTGGGGAACCATTACTTCAAACTGATGCAGTTATAGAAATATTATCATATGTTCGCAAAATCGGTTTAAAAACTAAATTAGATACAAGTGGAATTTATCCAGATAAAATTGAAGAATTATTGTCTTTAAATCTTTTGGATTATGTTTCTTTAGATGTTAAAGCACCTTTTGCTAAATATAAAAAAATAACTGGTTCTAATGTTGGATCTAAAGTTAAAAAATCAATGAAATTAATTAATAATGATCCTAATGTTCATCTAGAGATTAGAACTACATTTGTTCCAACATTACACACATTAAAAGATATTCATAATCTTGTTGATGAAATTGAAGGGGATGTTTACACAATACAACAATTTAGGAATAAAAATGTTTTAGATCCAGCTCTTGAAAAAGTTGAAGTTCCTAATCCTCATTATTTAAAAAAATTAGCTAAAGATATTAAAGATTCATTCGATGGTGAGGTTAGGTTAAAAACAGCCGAATTCGGTGAAGAAAAAATTAAATAA
- a CDS encoding tetratricopeptide repeat protein has protein sequence MPILSFSSNDIDVITGKKTRTIRKAWKNPLKKGDRLYCYWNLVSKEKMKIFEAIVSDVEDISFEDIKDNDELARKEGFKDSKDMFREFKKMYGGRVGNSDKFQVIYFEKLAIDEWKGDKIDEKAMITKRADILFDTGKFDKSTMCYDAALKIDPKDVYLLNKQGDNLSRLGEFSKAIECYDNALKIEPDNEYILNNKAIALLNSGQIEEALKISNIAYNYSPSSPIVLYWRGFILAMLGRYDDALKVYDKLIIIDSENPEVWNSRGNLLSDMGMLEEAVKSFDKAVEVCLDDSEMDSGAINRMGNAYIDLGKLDDALDCFNKAISLEKNNIDFLLNKGVVLMELGNFKEAVDSFNRVLLINPDNEDAFFLKEECLEYL, from the coding sequence ATGCCAATTTTATCATTTTCAAGTAATGATATAGATGTTATTACTGGTAAAAAAACAAGGACTATCCGTAAAGCATGGAAAAATCCACTTAAAAAAGGGGATAGGTTATATTGTTATTGGAATTTAGTTTCAAAAGAAAAAATGAAAATTTTTGAAGCAATTGTTAGTGATGTTGAAGATATTTCTTTTGAAGATATTAAAGATAATGATGAATTGGCAAGAAAGGAAGGGTTTAAAGACTCAAAAGACATGTTTAGAGAATTTAAAAAAATGTATGGGGGTCGTGTTGGTAATTCTGATAAATTTCAAGTAATCTATTTTGAAAAATTAGCTATTGATGAGTGGAAAGGCGATAAAATAGATGAAAAAGCAATGATTACTAAAAGAGCAGATATTTTATTTGACACAGGTAAGTTCGATAAATCTACAATGTGTTATGATGCAGCTTTAAAAATTGATCCTAAAGATGTTTATTTATTAAATAAACAAGGAGATAATCTTTCAAGGTTAGGAGAGTTTAGTAAAGCTATTGAATGTTATGATAATGCACTAAAAATAGAGCCTGATAATGAGTATATCTTAAACAATAAAGCTATTGCACTACTTAACTCTGGTCAAATTGAAGAAGCATTAAAAATAAGCAATATTGCTTATAACTATAGTCCTAGTAGTCCTATTGTACTTTATTGGAGAGGATTTATTTTAGCAATGCTTGGTAGGTATGATGATGCATTGAAAGTTTATGATAAGCTTATTATTATTGATAGTGAAAATCCTGAAGTCTGGAACTCTAGAGGTAATTTATTATCAGATATGGGAATGTTAGAAGAAGCTGTTAAATCATTTGATAAAGCAGTCGAAGTTTGTTTAGATGATTCAGAAATGGATTCTGGAGCTATTAATCGAATGGGTAATGCATATATTGATTTAGGTAAACTTGATGATGCGTTGGATTGTTTTAATAAGGCTATTTCTTTAGAAAAAAATAATATTGACTTTTTATTAAATAAAGGAGTAGTTTTAATGGAATTGGGCAACTTTAAAGAAGCTGTTGATAGTTTTAATCGAGTATTACTTATTAATCCGGATAATGAAGATGCATTTTTCTTAAAAGAAGAATGTTTAGAATATTTATAA
- a CDS encoding ATP-dependent DNA ligase, whose translation MKYQELVDVYEALESTTKRLEKTEIISNFLKELDSQTTEKVGLLILGVVFPAWSSEEIGIGAKLVERAVAEAVGTSQNAVEDAVRDEGDIGLACIKLYSKKAQMTFFSKALTIDFVFDSLRKLSKISGSRSTNRKIAIILELLSQASPTEAKYLTRTILEELRIGVGDGVVRDAIAQAYNIDKKVVERAQMLTNDFAVVARTAKDEGVNGLEKLNLTPGTPVKPMLAQLAPPLDEIIPEMGVAICETKYDGIRLQVHRNEDEIKIFTRRLENITHALPEIVELFDEFLPHENYIVEGEVIATRNGKPLSFQNILHRVRRKYNVEEAIENVPLKLYLFDVLFYKVPMIDEPLSIRRKILEDIVNTTSEEMNLSTMLVGTPENIDEIQALFEKSIKQNHEGIMIKNASEPYIPGLRGKKMLKYKAEPETLDMMVVGGTYGIGKRGDFVGSYLVALRDENDEFKTVAYAATGLDDATLEYLTVKMKELEISTKGREIIVEPKIVLEIAFSEIVESPEYEAGYSLRFPVVKNIRKDKGPMDVDSIERLISMYNEKN comes from the coding sequence ATGAAATATCAAGAATTAGTAGATGTTTATGAAGCATTAGAATCTACAACAAAAAGATTAGAAAAAACAGAAATCATATCTAATTTTTTAAAAGAATTAGATTCACAAACTACTGAAAAAGTAGGACTACTTATATTAGGAGTTGTATTTCCAGCATGGAGTTCTGAAGAAATTGGAATTGGGGCTAAATTGGTTGAGAGAGCTGTTGCAGAAGCTGTTGGAACTAGTCAAAATGCAGTAGAAGATGCTGTTCGAGACGAAGGTGATATTGGTCTTGCTTGTATTAAATTATACTCAAAAAAAGCTCAAATGACCTTTTTTTCAAAAGCTTTAACAATTGATTTTGTATTTGACAGTTTACGTAAATTATCCAAAATAAGTGGATCTAGATCTACCAATCGTAAAATAGCTATCATATTGGAATTATTATCACAAGCTAGTCCAACCGAAGCTAAATATTTAACTCGAACAATATTAGAAGAACTTAGAATTGGTGTTGGAGATGGTGTTGTTAGAGATGCCATAGCACAAGCATATAACATTGATAAAAAAGTCGTTGAAAGAGCACAAATGCTTACTAACGATTTTGCAGTTGTTGCAAGAACTGCTAAAGATGAGGGAGTAAATGGATTAGAAAAACTTAATTTAACACCTGGAACACCCGTTAAACCAATGCTAGCTCAACTTGCTCCTCCTCTTGATGAAATCATACCTGAAATGGGTGTTGCTATTTGTGAGACAAAATATGATGGAATTAGACTTCAAGTTCACAGAAATGAAGATGAAATCAAGATATTTACTAGAAGATTAGAAAATATCACCCATGCACTCCCAGAAATTGTTGAACTATTCGATGAATTCTTACCTCATGAAAATTACATCGTAGAAGGAGAAGTAATAGCTACAAGAAATGGAAAACCATTATCATTCCAAAATATATTACATAGAGTTAGAAGAAAATACAATGTAGAAGAAGCAATTGAAAATGTACCTTTAAAATTATACTTATTTGATGTTTTATTCTATAAAGTTCCAATGATAGATGAACCTTTGAGTATTAGAAGAAAAATCTTAGAGGATATTGTTAATACAACATCTGAAGAGATGAATTTAAGTACAATGCTTGTAGGAACACCGGAAAATATCGATGAAATTCAAGCACTATTTGAAAAGTCCATTAAACAAAACCACGAAGGAATCATGATAAAAAATGCATCAGAACCCTATATCCCAGGTTTAAGAGGTAAAAAAATGCTTAAATACAAAGCTGAGCCTGAAACATTAGATATGATGGTTGTTGGTGGGACCTATGGTATTGGTAAAAGAGGAGACTTTGTTGGATCTTATTTAGTAGCTTTAAGAGATGAAAATGATGAATTTAAAACTGTTGCATATGCAGCAACAGGTCTGGATGATGCTACATTAGAATATTTAACAGTTAAAATGAAAGAACTTGAAATTTCAACAAAAGGAAGAGAAATAATAGTAGAACCAAAAATTGTTTTAGAAATCGCATTTTCAGAAATTGTTGAAAGCCCCGAATATGAAGCAGGATATTCATTAAGATTCCCTGTTGTTAAAAATATAAGAAAAGATAAAGGTCCAATGGATGTGGATAGCATTGAACGCTTAATTTCAATGTATAATGAGAAAAATTGA
- the hisC gene encoding histidinol-phosphate transaminase, with product MKPRRIVDEMDSYVPGRSQDEIALEFGLNKDEIIKLGSNENPWGPSPKAIEAIKKEVNNINRYPESQLKELVHEIANYSCVEDSQVIVGGDGADEIIDVLAKTFIDAGDEFIVPLPSYMYYEYLLQQYGARPVYAKWDLNENKLDTNSIFSCISEKTKMIFLCSPNNPTGTLIEKDVICKIASKNPGILIVIDEAYFEYSEVTNRDLINEYDNIFIIRTLSKVLGLAGMRIGYGLACSSIIEYMHRIKPVFSLTRLSFVAALNTLRDKDYIEESIKRGIESREYLYGELSKIKSLNVFPSKSNFILIGIKDTGFTASQLSYELMKKGIIVRDCTSFKGLDEYWIRISICTLEEDKRFINAMKEVIG from the coding sequence ATGAAACCAAGAAGAATAGTTGATGAAATGGACTCTTATGTCCCAGGAAGGTCTCAAGATGAGATTGCTTTAGAATTTGGACTTAATAAAGATGAGATTATTAAATTAGGATCTAATGAAAATCCTTGGGGGCCTTCTCCAAAAGCTATTGAAGCAATTAAAAAGGAAGTTAATAATATTAATCGTTACCCTGAATCTCAGTTAAAGGAACTTGTTCATGAAATAGCTAATTATTCTTGTGTTGAAGATTCTCAAGTTATTGTTGGAGGGGATGGAGCTGATGAAATCATTGATGTCTTAGCTAAAACATTTATAGATGCTGGTGATGAGTTTATTGTTCCCTTACCATCCTACATGTATTATGAATATTTATTACAACAATATGGTGCAAGGCCAGTATATGCAAAATGGGATTTAAATGAAAATAAGCTAGATACAAATTCTATTTTTAGTTGTATTAGTGAAAAAACTAAAATGATTTTCTTGTGTAGTCCAAATAATCCAACAGGAACTTTAATTGAAAAAGATGTTATTTGTAAAATTGCAAGTAAAAATCCTGGAATTTTGATTGTTATTGACGAAGCATATTTTGAATATTCTGAAGTTACAAATAGGGATTTAATCAATGAATACGATAATATTTTTATTATACGTACTTTATCTAAAGTTTTAGGCCTTGCAGGGATGAGGATTGGTTATGGTTTGGCATGTTCTTCAATAATTGAATATATGCATAGGATTAAACCAGTATTTTCTCTAACAAGATTGTCTTTTGTAGCTGCTCTTAATACTCTTAGAGATAAAGATTATATTGAGGAATCTATTAAAAGAGGTATTGAAAGTAGAGAATATCTTTATGGTGAATTATCAAAAATCAAATCTCTTAATGTATTCCCGTCTAAATCAAATTTCATCTTAATTGGTATAAAAGATACTGGTTTTACAGCTTCACAACTTTCTTATGAGCTAATGAAAAAAGGAATAATAGTAAGAGATTGTACTTCCTTTAAAGGATTGGATGAATATTGGATTAGAATTAGTATTTGTACTCTTGAAGAGGATAAAAGATTTATTAATGCTATGAAAGAGGTAATAGGATAA
- a CDS encoding exodeoxyribonuclease VII large subunit, which translates to MEITDEKLLRIALITCLIGIIGLILLTPSVEVKKVTIKDITKAMIDEEVSIDCVVTDVSQSNSKNSYFLTINDGTDKISLIIFESQVNEIQSQGLKIEDFKDKKVNVVGKITQYKSQLEVILSNGNCLKIIH; encoded by the coding sequence ATGGAAATTACAGATGAAAAATTATTAAGAATAGCCCTTATAACTTGCCTCATTGGAATTATTGGATTAATCCTATTAACTCCATCTGTAGAAGTTAAAAAAGTTACAATTAAAGACATTACAAAAGCTATGATTGATGAAGAAGTAAGTATCGATTGTGTAGTAACTGATGTTTCCCAATCAAATTCAAAAAACAGTTATTTTTTAACAATTAATGATGGAACAGACAAAATTTCTTTAATAATATTTGAAAGTCAAGTCAATGAAATTCAATCACAAGGTTTAAAAATAGAAGACTTTAAAGATAAAAAAGTTAATGTAGTTGGAAAAATTACCCAATATAAATCCCAACTCGAAGTAATCCTTTCAAACGGAAACTGTTTAAAAATAATTCATTAA
- a CDS encoding rubredoxin produces MTIYVCLHCEYRFDSEKGDPAYNIPPGATPADMPDDWVCPECAALGIDAFIAEDD; encoded by the coding sequence ATGACAATATATGTGTGTTTACATTGTGAATATAGATTCGATTCAGAAAAAGGTGACCCTGCATACAATATCCCGCCAGGTGCAACTCCTGCAGATATGCCAGATGATTGGGTTTGCCCTGAATGTGCTGCTCTAGGAATTGACGCATTTATAGCAGAAGATGATTAA
- the glmU gene encoding bifunctional sugar-1-phosphate nucleotidylyltransferase/acetyltransferase: protein MKAIILSAGEGSRMRPLTLTKPKTMLPVAGKPIIRYIIESLRDNGITDILLIVRYKEEMVRDYFGDGSELGVNITYKTQKDFLGTANAIYYGKDFIDDSLIVLNGDLILDNEIIKEIIEKYDDLKPDTLMVLTEVEDPSAFGVVEIEDGNIKSIVEKPKKEEAPSNLINTGIYIFNKDIFNKIEKTEISQRGEYEITDSLTLQIEDGKIVNGHKTSKNWIDVGRPWELIEVNEELIGGLKTQIKGRVEDGAHIHGEIYLDEGSIIRAGVYIEGNVYIGRNCDIGPNSYIRGNSYLGDNVHVGNAVEIKNSIIMENTNVSHLSYVGDSVIGSNCNIAAGTNIANLRFDNGSVKTKIKNQMIDSGRRKLGAIIGDSVKTGINSSFSPGVKVGHNSTIGSGVLLYDDVPSDTRVLVKQNHIIQDKNKKK, encoded by the coding sequence ATGAAAGCAATAATTTTAAGTGCTGGTGAAGGTTCTAGAATGAGGCCACTAACACTTACTAAACCTAAAACAATGTTGCCAGTTGCTGGAAAGCCAATTATTCGTTATATTATTGAATCATTGCGTGATAATGGAATAACAGATATTTTACTTATTGTACGTTATAAAGAGGAAATGGTTAGGGATTATTTTGGTGATGGAAGCGAATTAGGTGTTAATATAACTTATAAAACTCAAAAAGACTTTTTAGGAACTGCTAATGCTATTTATTATGGTAAAGATTTCATAGATGATAGTTTAATAGTTTTAAATGGAGATCTTATTTTAGACAATGAAATTATTAAAGAAATCATTGAAAAGTATGATGATTTAAAACCAGATACATTAATGGTTTTAACAGAAGTAGAGGACCCTTCTGCTTTTGGTGTTGTTGAAATTGAAGATGGAAACATTAAAAGTATTGTAGAGAAACCTAAAAAAGAAGAGGCTCCAAGCAATTTAATTAATACTGGTATTTACATATTTAATAAGGATATTTTTAATAAAATCGAAAAAACTGAAATTTCTCAAAGGGGGGAATATGAGATTACTGATTCTTTAACTCTCCAAATTGAAGATGGAAAGATAGTTAATGGTCATAAAACTAGTAAAAATTGGATTGACGTTGGAAGACCATGGGAATTAATTGAAGTTAATGAAGAATTAATTGGTGGTTTAAAAACTCAGATTAAGGGTCGTGTTGAAGACGGAGCTCATATTCATGGTGAGATTTACTTAGATGAAGGAAGTATCATTAGGGCGGGTGTTTATATTGAAGGAAATGTTTACATTGGTAGAAATTGTGATATTGGTCCTAACTCTTATATTCGAGGTAATTCTTACTTAGGAGATAATGTCCATGTTGGAAATGCTGTGGAAATTAAAAATTCAATTATCATGGAAAATACTAATGTTAGTCATTTAAGTTATGTAGGAGACTCAGTCATTGGATCAAACTGTAATATAGCTGCAGGAACTAATATAGCTAATTTACGTTTTGATAATGGATCTGTAAAAACTAAAATTAAAAATCAAATGATTGATAGTGGAAGACGTAAACTTGGAGCTATTATTGGAGATTCTGTTAAAACTGGAATTAATTCAAGTTTTTCACCAGGTGTTAAAGTAGGTCATAATTCTACTATTGGTTCAGGGGTTTTATTATATGATGATGTACCTTCTGATACTCGGGTGTTAGTAAAACAAAATCATATCATTCAAGATAAAAATAAAAAGAAATAA
- a CDS encoding gamma carbonic anhydrase family protein: MENKKDSIVICPGARVLGNVEFGSDVSIWFNAVVRGDIESITIGNNSNVQDNCVIHCSNDFPVVIKDNVSIGHGAIIHGCTLEDNVLIGMNATVLNGAHISKNSIVGAGAVVSEGKEFPEGSLILGVPAKVVKQLSQEQIKHIQENADNYRELAKQYVEE, translated from the coding sequence ATGGAAAATAAAAAAGACTCTATTGTAATATGTCCAGGTGCACGTGTGTTAGGTAATGTTGAATTTGGTAGTGATGTTTCTATATGGTTTAATGCAGTTGTAAGAGGGGATATAGAATCTATAACTATTGGAAATAATTCAAATGTTCAAGATAACTGTGTAATTCATTGTTCTAATGATTTTCCCGTTGTTATTAAAGATAATGTGTCTATCGGTCATGGTGCTATTATTCATGGGTGTACTTTAGAAGATAATGTTTTAATTGGGATGAACGCTACAGTTTTAAACGGTGCCCATATTTCTAAAAATTCTATAGTTGGAGCTGGAGCTGTTGTAAGTGAAGGAAAAGAATTCCCCGAAGGTAGTTTAATTTTAGGGGTTCCTGCAAAAGTGGTTAAACAGTTATCTCAAGAGCAAATCAAACACATTCAAGAGAACGCAGATAATTATCGTGAACTTGCTAAACAATATGTGGAAGAATAA
- the glmM gene encoding phosphoglucosamine mutase — MHINLELRGNFMVAKKLFGTSGIRGKINSEITCELALNVAKSLAKYLGNVGSVVVGYDARTTNIMLDQTICAGLLESGINVIKIGMVPTPLVGYATEKLGADAGIMLTASHNPSQYNGIKLWNKNGMAYTSRQESEIEEIYENKSYKSVAWDKIGKLSYNEEIKGQYIDDLVDLVNIKPGLKVVIDCASGAGSEISPLVFRKAGCIVTALNSQVDGFFPGRNPEPNEENLQTLMKTVVAIGADLGIAHDGDADRMITVDEKGVVSPFDSLLALISKEFDGDIVTTVDAGLCMDESVKGKVLRTKVGDVNVAEVILEKNASFGGEPSGTWLHPDFCMCPDGILSGLRMAEIVSRDGKLSKLLEGIPSYPNIREKINCSKDAKVKIMENMEELLVNAFDDIVDINSIDGVRLTFKDDSWVLVRPSGTEDYVRITLESKNAKRADEIKEICVKIINENI, encoded by the coding sequence ATTCACATAAATTTGGAGCTTAGAGGTAATTTTATGGTAGCTAAAAAACTTTTTGGTACATCTGGAATTAGAGGAAAAATAAATTCTGAAATTACTTGTGAACTTGCATTAAATGTAGCTAAATCTCTAGCTAAATATTTGGGAAATGTGGGCAGTGTTGTTGTAGGATATGATGCTAGAACCACAAATATAATGCTTGATCAAACAATTTGTGCAGGTTTACTTGAAAGTGGAATTAATGTAATTAAAATAGGTATGGTTCCAACACCATTAGTTGGTTATGCTACTGAAAAATTAGGTGCTGATGCAGGTATAATGCTTACAGCATCTCATAATCCTTCTCAATATAATGGAATTAAATTATGGAATAAAAACGGGATGGCATATACTTCTAGACAAGAAAGTGAAATTGAAGAAATTTATGAAAATAAATCTTATAAATCTGTTGCTTGGGATAAAATTGGCAAACTAAGCTATAATGAAGAGATTAAAGGGCAATACATTGATGATTTAGTTGATTTGGTTAATATTAAACCTGGTTTAAAAGTAGTTATTGATTGTGCATCAGGAGCAGGAAGTGAAATATCACCTTTAGTATTTAGAAAAGCTGGCTGTATTGTAACTGCTCTGAATTCTCAAGTTGATGGATTTTTCCCAGGTAGAAATCCAGAACCTAATGAAGAAAACCTACAAACATTAATGAAAACAGTTGTAGCTATTGGCGCTGATTTAGGAATTGCTCATGATGGGGATGCTGATAGAATGATTACTGTTGATGAAAAGGGTGTTGTTTCTCCATTTGATAGTTTACTTGCTTTGATTTCAAAAGAATTTGATGGAGATATAGTTACAACAGTTGATGCGGGTTTATGTATGGATGAATCTGTAAAAGGTAAGGTTTTAAGAACAAAAGTAGGGGATGTTAATGTTGCTGAGGTCATTCTTGAAAAAAATGCTAGTTTTGGAGGAGAACCTTCTGGAACTTGGTTACATCCAGATTTTTGTATGTGTCCTGATGGAATTTTATCTGGTTTAAGAATGGCTGAAATTGTTTCTCGTGATGGTAAATTGTCTAAATTACTTGAAGGCATTCCATCATATCCAAATATTCGTGAAAAAATTAATTGTTCTAAGGATGCTAAAGTTAAAATAATGGAAAACATGGAAGAATTATTAGTCAATGCTTTTGATGATATTGTTGACATTAATTCTATTGATGGAGTTAGATTAACATTTAAAGATGATAGTTGGGTATTAGTTAGACCGTCTGGAACTGAAGACTATGTTAGAATAACTTTAGAATCAAAAAATGCAAAAAGAGCAGATGAAATAAAAGAGATATGTGTTAAAATTATTAATGAAAATATCTAA